A window of Poseidonibacter antarcticus contains these coding sequences:
- the purB gene encoding adenylosuccinate lyase, which yields MVERYAREEMSSKWTQKARYAAWLEVEKAAVKAWNKIGLIPDEDCKKIVKNATFSVKRIEEIEAVTRHDLIAFNTSVSESLGEESRWFHYGMTSSDAVDTGVALQMRDSLKLIIKDVKMLMKSIKKRAKEHKYTLMVGRSHGIHGEPITFGLTLAVWYDEMKRHLKNLKETLKVISVGQISGAMGNFAHAPLELEEYAMKELGLKPEPCSNQVIHRDRYARLATALALMSSSIEKFAVQVRHLQRTEVYECEEFFAKGQKGSSAMPHKRNPILTENITGLARTIRSFAAPAMENVALWHERDISHSSNERFWLPDAFITADFMLYRMNNVIANLTVMPENMMKNLNLTGGLVFSQRVLLELPLKGVSREDAYRIVQRNAMKVWQEIQQGKPSTNKKGESLYLQYLLGDEELRNSLSEKQIRECFNFEYYTKNVSAIFKRVFK from the coding sequence ATGGTTGAAAGATACGCAAGAGAAGAGATGAGTTCAAAATGGACTCAAAAAGCAAGATATGCAGCATGGCTTGAAGTTGAGAAAGCAGCAGTAAAAGCTTGGAATAAAATTGGATTGATTCCTGATGAAGATTGTAAAAAGATTGTTAAAAATGCAACTTTTTCAGTTAAGAGAATCGAAGAAATAGAAGCTGTTACAAGACATGATTTAATTGCTTTTAATACAAGTGTTTCAGAATCTCTTGGAGAAGAATCAAGATGGTTTCACTATGGTATGACATCTTCAGATGCAGTTGATACTGGTGTTGCACTTCAAATGAGAGATTCATTAAAGTTAATTATCAAAGATGTTAAAATGCTTATGAAATCAATTAAGAAAAGAGCAAAAGAGCATAAATATACTTTAATGGTAGGAAGATCTCACGGTATTCACGGTGAACCTATTACTTTTGGTTTAACTTTGGCTGTTTGGTATGATGAAATGAAAAGACATCTTAAAAACCTAAAAGAAACACTAAAAGTTATATCTGTTGGTCAAATTTCTGGTGCAATGGGTAACTTTGCTCACGCTCCTTTAGAACTTGAAGAATATGCGATGAAAGAATTAGGATTAAAACCTGAACCTTGTTCAAATCAAGTAATTCATAGAGATAGATATGCAAGACTTGCTACTGCACTAGCATTAATGTCTTCAAGTATTGAAAAATTTGCTGTTCAAGTAAGACATTTACAAAGAACAGAAGTTTACGAGTGTGAAGAGTTTTTTGCAAAAGGTCAAAAAGGATCTTCAGCAATGCCACATAAAAGAAATCCTATTTTAACTGAAAATATTACAGGATTAGCAAGAACTATTAGATCATTTGCAGCACCTGCAATGGAAAATGTTGCTTTATGGCACGAAAGAGATATCTCTCACTCATCAAATGAAAGATTTTGGTTACCAGATGCATTTATTACAGCTGATTTTATGCTTTACAGAATGAACAATGTAATCGCAAACTTAACAGTAATGCCTGAAAATATGATGAAAAACTTAAATTTAACTGGTGGATTAGTATTTTCTCAAAGAGTATTATTAGAATTACCACTTAAAGGTGTTTCAAGAGAAGATGCATACAGAATTGTTCAAAGAAATGCTATGAAAGTTTGGCAAGAAATACAACAAGGTAAACCTTCGACAAATAAAAAAGGAGAATCTTTATATTTACAATATTTATTAGGTGATGAAGAATTAAGAAATTCATTGTCAGAAAAACAAATTAGAGAGTGCTTTAACTTTGAATATTATACTAAAAATGTTAGTGCAATTTTCAAAAGAGTATTTAAATAA